A genome region from Streptomyces sp. S4.7 includes the following:
- a CDS encoding pyridoxal-dependent decarboxylase encodes MTTEALGAAVEDVLRALRPETGTELSGGVGGAAALEPLVRDVLGALAAGAARRGGPVAAGAPAGIEAAVAEVFRTAGGPRALGELTELLSYGSADPADPACAAHLHCPPLAVAVAADLAVSALNPSQDSWDQAPAATALETLLLQELAAMLGYDPAEAAGVLTSGGTESNLMGLMLARDRVLGAATGRQIELTGVSRTGAGVGPGAVAGARPRILASAAAHFSVQRAAALLGLGEDSVIPVAVDSQLSMKSGALAAKLEQCVERGQLPVAIVATAGTTDTGAIDPLRECAELAAEYGAWLHVDAAYGGGALLSDRLAPLLDGIELADSVSLDWHKLGWQPAAAGVFLVRKSQTYASLARRAVYLNPADDEEAGYPSLLGLSLRTTRRADAFKIAVTLRTLGREGLGRLVDACHELAVAGARAAAAHPRLELHGGGGPGGGDPVLTAFLFRYVPAEGAADGARTDHLNASLRRRLLREGGAVVGRTELPGEGPGRVRLKLTLLNPHATVAEVERLLDAVVAAGVAEEGL; translated from the coding sequence GTGACCACGGAGGCGCTGGGCGCCGCCGTCGAGGACGTACTGCGAGCACTCCGGCCGGAGACCGGGACCGAGTTGTCGGGCGGGGTGGGCGGAGCCGCCGCGCTGGAGCCGCTGGTACGTGACGTGCTGGGTGCGCTCGCGGCGGGCGCGGCACGGCGCGGCGGGCCGGTCGCGGCCGGTGCGCCGGCCGGGATCGAGGCGGCCGTCGCCGAGGTGTTCCGCACCGCGGGCGGTCCCAGGGCGCTCGGCGAGCTCACCGAACTGCTGTCGTACGGCAGCGCGGACCCGGCCGACCCCGCGTGCGCGGCGCATCTGCACTGCCCGCCGCTGGCCGTCGCCGTCGCCGCCGACCTGGCGGTGTCCGCACTGAACCCCTCCCAGGACTCCTGGGACCAGGCCCCTGCGGCAACTGCCCTGGAAACACTGCTCCTTCAGGAGCTGGCGGCCATGCTCGGGTACGACCCCGCCGAGGCGGCGGGCGTGCTCACCTCGGGGGGCACCGAGTCCAACCTGATGGGCCTGATGCTCGCCAGGGACCGGGTGCTCGGCGCGGCGACGGGCCGGCAGATCGAGCTGACGGGGGTGTCGAGGACGGGCGCCGGGGTCGGCCCGGGGGCGGTGGCCGGGGCACGGCCGAGGATCCTGGCGTCCGCCGCCGCGCACTTCTCGGTGCAGCGGGCGGCGGCCCTGCTCGGGCTCGGCGAGGACTCGGTCATCCCGGTCGCCGTCGACTCCCAACTCAGCATGAAATCGGGCGCGTTGGCGGCGAAGCTGGAGCAGTGCGTCGAACGCGGGCAGCTGCCCGTCGCGATCGTCGCGACCGCCGGTACGACCGACACGGGCGCGATCGACCCGCTGCGGGAGTGCGCGGAGCTGGCGGCGGAGTACGGGGCATGGCTGCACGTGGACGCCGCGTACGGGGGCGGCGCGCTGCTGTCCGACCGGCTGGCGCCACTGCTTGACGGTATCGAACTGGCCGACTCCGTCTCCCTGGACTGGCACAAGCTGGGCTGGCAGCCCGCCGCCGCCGGGGTCTTCCTGGTGCGGAAGTCGCAGACGTACGCCTCGCTCGCGCGCCGCGCGGTCTATCTGAACCCGGCGGACGACGAGGAGGCGGGCTATCCGAGCCTGCTGGGTCTCTCACTGCGGACGACGCGCCGCGCGGACGCCTTCAAGATCGCGGTGACGCTGCGGACGCTGGGCCGGGAGGGGCTGGGGCGGCTGGTCGACGCGTGCCACGAGCTGGCGGTGGCGGGGGCGCGGGCGGCGGCCGCGCATCCGCGGCTGGAGCTGCACGGCGGGGGCGGGCCGGGTGGCGGAGATCCGGTGCTGACGGCGTTCCTGTTCCGGTACGTGCCGGCGGAGGGCGCGGCGGACGGGGCCCGCACCGACCACCTGAACGCTTCGCTGCGCCGGCGGTTGCTCCGCGAGGGCGGCGCGGTCGTGGGCCGCACGGAGCTGCCGGGGGAGGGGCCGGGGCGCGTACGGCTGAAGCTGACACTGCTGAACCCGCATGCGACGGTGGCGGAGGTGGAGCGGCTGCTGGACGCGGTGGTGGCCGCGGGTGTGGCGGAGGAGGGGTTGTGA